In Chryseobacterium lactis, a single genomic region encodes these proteins:
- a CDS encoding alpha/beta hydrolase: protein MEQKDLTIILVHGAWGDGSHWQYVIPSLVKAGYKVRSVQNPLTSLQDDINKTKDLIDAQDGKVLLVGHSYGGAVISGAGNHDKVAGLIYIAAFAPDAGDSLGALLGRRESPGGASIYPDSKGFLWIKYDEFQSAFCQDLDDEKALVMALSQKPIHGQCFGDEAGEPAWKTKPSWYQISSNDHMIPAETEKEMAERLQPKKIITLDAGHASLASHPKEVTELILEAAASL from the coding sequence ATGGAACAAAAAGATCTGACCATTATTTTGGTACACGGAGCATGGGGCGATGGCTCGCACTGGCAATATGTTATTCCTTCTCTTGTAAAAGCGGGATATAAAGTAAGAAGCGTTCAAAATCCTTTGACTTCATTACAGGATGATATTAATAAAACAAAAGATCTCATCGATGCTCAGGATGGAAAAGTTCTTTTGGTTGGGCATTCTTACGGAGGTGCTGTAATCTCGGGTGCAGGAAATCATGATAAAGTAGCAGGACTCATTTATATTGCTGCTTTTGCTCCTGATGCCGGGGACAGTTTGGGGGCGCTTTTAGGAAGAAGAGAGTCTCCCGGAGGAGCCAGTATCTATCCGGATAGCAAAGGTTTCCTTTGGATTAAATACGACGAATTTCAATCTGCTTTTTGCCAGGATCTGGATGATGAAAAAGCCTTAGTAATGGCTCTGTCGCAAAAACCGATTCATGGTCAGTGCTTTGGAGATGAAGCTGGCGAGCCGGCATGGAAAACAAAGCCAAGTTGGTATCAGATTTCATCGAATGACCACATGATTCCGGCAGAAACAGAAAAAGAAATGGCAGAGCGACTTCAGCCGAAGAAAATAATTACTCTGGATGCAGGACACGCTTCATTAGCCTCACATCCGAAAGAAGTTACAGAGCTGATTTTGGAAGCGGCAGCTTCACTTTAG
- a CDS encoding Crp/Fnr family transcriptional regulator yields the protein MSDNYKKYGELFQVDPEHFDEFYALLKDTELLKSDFFIKQGEKCKYLGFIKKGTIRCFYINDQGREINFGFYFENEFFTDYESILCDTVSNMNIQALENCEILLLSKDHLQALYKKEAYWQKFGRMMSEKIYLDAKKRIDDLLCFSPENRYLNLLKKEPLLFQKIAQKHIASYLGVTEQSLSRIRGRIIN from the coding sequence ATGTCAGATAACTACAAAAAGTACGGAGAACTATTTCAGGTTGATCCGGAACATTTTGATGAATTCTACGCTTTACTTAAAGATACTGAACTGCTGAAATCTGATTTTTTTATAAAACAGGGCGAAAAGTGCAAGTATCTTGGATTTATTAAAAAAGGAACCATCCGATGTTTCTATATCAATGATCAGGGTCGTGAAATTAACTTCGGATTTTACTTTGAAAATGAATTTTTTACCGATTATGAAAGTATACTTTGTGATACCGTATCCAATATGAACATCCAGGCTCTTGAAAACTGCGAGATTTTATTGTTGAGTAAAGACCATCTTCAGGCTTTATATAAAAAAGAAGCCTACTGGCAAAAATTTGGTAGGATGATGAGTGAGAAAATCTATCTGGATGCAAAGAAAAGAATCGACGATCTCTTGTGTTTTTCTCCCGAAAACAGATACCTGAATCTTTTAAAAAAAGAACCCTTACTTTTTCAGAAAATAGCTCAGAAACATATTGCAAGCTATCTTGGCGTGACGGAACAATCGCTGAGCAGAATACGAGGCCGCATTATTAATTAA
- the tpx gene encoding thiol peroxidase: MSTTITLKGNEVHTIGALPSVGSTIKDFALVDSGLNVKTLENFEGKKKVFNIFPSIDTPTCAASSRKFNEEASKLDNAVVINVSKDLPFALGRFCAAEGLNNVETLSDFRSSFGDDYEVTITDSPLKGLLSRAVIVTDENNQVVYTEQVSEIADEPNYDAALAALNK, encoded by the coding sequence ATGTCAACGACAATCACTTTAAAAGGAAACGAAGTACACACTATAGGAGCATTACCATCAGTAGGAAGCACAATTAAAGATTTTGCTTTGGTAGATTCCGGTTTAAATGTAAAAACTCTTGAAAACTTTGAAGGAAAGAAAAAAGTATTCAATATCTTTCCAAGTATTGATACACCAACTTGTGCAGCTTCAAGCAGAAAATTCAATGAGGAAGCTTCAAAATTGGACAATGCGGTAGTAATTAACGTTTCAAAAGATCTTCCGTTTGCATTGGGTAGATTCTGTGCTGCAGAAGGATTGAACAATGTAGAAACGTTATCAGACTTCAGAAGCAGTTTCGGTGATGATTATGAAGTAACGATTACTGATTCTCCATTGAAAGGATTACTAAGCCGTGCGGTAATTGTTACAGATGAAAACAATCAGGTAGTTTATACCGAGCAGGTTTCAGAAATTGCTGACGAACCTAATTATGATGCAGCACTTGCCGCTCTGAATAAATAG
- a CDS encoding T9SS type A sorting domain-containing protein, translating to MSLLLFAVPVFGFAQSVIGNINSGAVSADNLSHSVGEIYVIPDQPDQANSGTMGMLYQTGLQVLGVSEIEKEQVKIYPNPTTDYIYITLNSRSKIEEAEVYDLSGKLVLQAKLESGKLDLRHLLQGIYVISFKNSDIKPVKIIKKP from the coding sequence ATGAGTCTTCTCTTGTTCGCGGTGCCTGTTTTTGGTTTTGCCCAATCTGTGATTGGAAATATCAATTCCGGAGCAGTTTCTGCAGACAACCTCAGCCATTCGGTGGGAGAAATCTATGTTATTCCAGATCAGCCGGACCAGGCTAATTCAGGCACAATGGGAATGCTTTACCAAACCGGTTTACAGGTTCTGGGCGTTTCTGAAATAGAAAAAGAACAGGTTAAAATTTATCCCAACCCAACCACCGACTACATTTATATCACTCTGAATTCAAGATCAAAAATTGAGGAAGCAGAGGTTTATGATCTCTCGGGGAAATTGGTATTACAAGCCAAATTAGAATCAGGGAAGCTTGATCTGAGACATCTTTTACAGGGAATCTATGTAATCTCCTTCAAAAATTCTGATATCAAACCTGTTAAAATCATTAAAAAACCTTAA
- a CDS encoding cadherin repeat domain-containing protein: MKKLYTTIGLFVAALLSAQVPQAFTYQTIAFNAAGAPVSNGNVSLKISILENTATGTVLYTETHNKTTNSKGLVNLNIGQGTPSTGNFGAINWGANTKFVKIELDPQGGSNYTNVGVNQLMSVPYAQVAKTVVTGAGQGITLVSPNGTNYTLTVDNSGSLNLPVTSGSNAAFPADLYMYGSYNSFNATSAELLRNANGNNKIGYKYLPANTQIKFIAAPAASAQTYGANSYGSLAVNGTSFNATSNGFYKIALTNYGSSVGVVLTNTVPVINADSYNSAVTISSVSYNQSTQKFSATISGASSSNFTGFKINISSTSGYGETFGDNLNDGSLDIDGASIIIPNLTSAPKNFKVEFDMSFNGNGTYTITQI; this comes from the coding sequence ATGAAAAAACTTTACACTACTATAGGATTATTTGTTGCCGCTTTGCTCAGCGCACAGGTTCCACAAGCTTTTACTTATCAGACTATTGCGTTTAATGCTGCCGGAGCTCCTGTTTCGAATGGAAATGTATCTTTAAAAATCAGCATTCTGGAAAACACTGCAACAGGAACTGTTTTGTACACAGAAACTCATAATAAAACGACCAATTCGAAAGGTCTGGTGAACCTTAATATCGGACAGGGAACACCTTCAACAGGAAATTTCGGAGCTATTAACTGGGGAGCCAACACAAAATTTGTGAAAATTGAATTAGATCCTCAGGGCGGTTCCAATTATACGAATGTAGGCGTCAATCAGCTGATGAGTGTCCCTTATGCTCAGGTGGCAAAAACAGTAGTAACAGGTGCCGGACAGGGAATTACCCTTGTTTCACCCAACGGAACCAACTATACGTTAACCGTTGATAATTCAGGGAGCCTGAATTTGCCGGTAACGTCTGGTTCTAATGCTGCATTTCCTGCAGATTTATATATGTATGGTTCCTATAACAGCTTCAATGCAACTTCTGCCGAATTACTAAGAAATGCCAATGGTAATAATAAAATCGGCTATAAGTATTTACCTGCCAATACCCAGATAAAGTTTATAGCGGCACCGGCAGCATCTGCACAGACCTATGGAGCTAACAGCTATGGAAGTTTAGCCGTTAACGGGACCAGTTTCAATGCTACTTCTAATGGATTTTACAAAATTGCTTTGACAAATTACGGTTCTTCCGTAGGTGTTGTACTAACCAACACTGTTCCGGTAATTAATGCGGATAGTTATAATTCTGCGGTAACAATTTCTTCCGTATCTTATAATCAATCAACTCAGAAATTTTCAGCCACCATAAGCGGAGCATCTTCATCCAATTTTACAGGATTTAAAATCAATATTTCATCTACTTCAGGATATGGTGAAACTTTTGGCGATAATCTCAATGACGGAAGCCTGGATATTGACGGAGCATCAATCATCATTCCCAATTTAACATCTGCCCCTAAAAACTTTAAAGTTGAATTTGACATGAGCTTTAACGGGAATGGAACCTATACTATTACCCAAATATAA
- a CDS encoding NADP-dependent isocitrate dehydrogenase — translation MSDKSKIYYTLTDEAPMLATHSFLPIVKAFTKSANIEIAVPDISLAGRILANFPEFLKDDQKIGDALSELGQLATQPDANIIKLPNISASVPQLDAAIAELQAKGFAIPNYPAEPKNDDEKAIKAKYAKVLGSAVNPVLREGNSDRRAPKAVKNYAKANPHRMGNWASDSKTDVAHMNNGDFYGTENSTTLENATKYKIVFKGNDGSETLLKDFAGLQAGEVIDSSVMNLNALKAFVQEAIEEAKTRNVLLSAHLKATMMKISDPIIFGAIVETFFKEVFTKYAETFKSLDINPNNGLADLFEKIKGNAQEADIKADIEKALAAGPRVAMVNSDKGITNFHVPSDIIVDASMAALVRGGGKMWNKEGNEEDTVCIIPDRSYAGFYQSVIDDMKAHGKLDPTTMGSVPNVGLMAQKAEEYGSHDKTFQLSADGTVEVQDEAGNVLLSQKVEKDDIFRMCQTKDAPIQDWVKLAVNRSRLSDTPAIFWLDKGRAHDREIIKKVEKYLADHDTTGLDIRILDVKDAMTETLKRAREGKDTISVSGNVLRDYLTDLFPILELGTSAKMLSIVPLMNGGGLFETGAGGSAPKHVEQFLEEGYLRWDSLGEFLALQASLEHLAQTQGNTKSQVLADALDEANAKFLATDKSPARKVGQIDNRGSHFYLAMYWAEALGNQTVDSELAANFAPIAQALKENEEVINAELIGAQGKPQNIDGYYKTDTYKTYQAMRPSTVLNEIIDGI, via the coding sequence ATGTCAGACAAATCAAAAATCTATTACACTCTTACTGATGAAGCTCCAATGTTGGCGACTCACTCATTTTTACCTATCGTAAAAGCTTTTACTAAATCAGCAAATATTGAGATTGCAGTACCGGATATTTCTTTGGCAGGAAGAATCTTAGCAAACTTTCCTGAATTCTTAAAAGATGATCAAAAAATTGGTGATGCTTTATCTGAACTGGGACAACTGGCTACTCAACCTGACGCTAATATTATCAAATTACCAAACATTTCAGCTTCTGTACCTCAATTGGATGCAGCCATCGCTGAATTACAAGCTAAAGGTTTTGCCATTCCAAATTATCCTGCAGAGCCTAAAAATGATGATGAAAAAGCAATTAAAGCTAAATATGCTAAAGTTTTAGGAAGTGCTGTAAACCCTGTATTAAGAGAAGGAAATTCTGACAGACGTGCTCCAAAAGCTGTTAAAAACTATGCAAAAGCAAACCCTCACAGAATGGGTAACTGGGCATCTGACAGCAAAACTGATGTAGCTCACATGAATAACGGTGATTTCTATGGTACAGAAAACTCTACAACTCTTGAAAATGCTACAAAATACAAGATCGTATTTAAAGGAAATGACGGATCCGAAACTTTATTAAAAGATTTCGCGGGTCTTCAGGCTGGTGAGGTAATCGATTCTTCTGTAATGAATTTAAATGCATTGAAAGCATTTGTTCAGGAAGCTATTGAGGAAGCTAAGACAAGAAATGTACTTCTTTCTGCTCACCTTAAAGCTACGATGATGAAAATCTCCGACCCTATTATTTTCGGGGCTATCGTAGAAACATTCTTCAAAGAGGTATTTACTAAATATGCTGAGACTTTCAAATCTTTAGATATCAACCCAAATAACGGTCTTGCTGATCTATTTGAAAAAATCAAAGGAAATGCTCAGGAAGCTGATATTAAGGCTGATATTGAAAAAGCACTTGCTGCCGGACCAAGGGTGGCAATGGTAAATTCTGACAAAGGAATTACCAACTTCCACGTTCCTTCAGATATTATTGTTGACGCATCTATGGCTGCTCTTGTAAGAGGCGGAGGTAAAATGTGGAACAAAGAAGGAAATGAAGAAGATACGGTTTGTATCATTCCTGACCGTTCTTATGCCGGTTTCTATCAATCTGTTATCGATGATATGAAAGCCCATGGAAAATTGGACCCAACGACGATGGGATCTGTTCCAAATGTTGGATTAATGGCTCAGAAAGCTGAAGAATACGGATCTCATGATAAAACTTTCCAATTGTCTGCTGACGGAACTGTAGAAGTTCAGGATGAGGCTGGAAATGTTCTTCTTTCTCAAAAAGTAGAAAAAGATGATATCTTCAGAATGTGTCAGACTAAAGATGCTCCGATCCAGGACTGGGTAAAACTAGCGGTAAACAGATCAAGATTATCTGATACTCCTGCCATCTTCTGGTTAGACAAAGGAAGAGCTCACGACAGAGAAATCATCAAAAAAGTAGAAAAATATCTTGCTGATCACGATACAACAGGTCTTGACATCAGAATCCTTGATGTGAAAGATGCCATGACTGAAACTCTTAAAAGAGCAAGAGAAGGTAAAGACACCATCTCTGTTTCAGGAAATGTATTGAGAGATTACTTAACAGACCTTTTCCCAATTCTTGAATTAGGAACTTCTGCAAAAATGCTTTCTATCGTTCCATTGATGAATGGTGGTGGTTTATTTGAAACAGGTGCCGGAGGTTCTGCTCCAAAACACGTTGAGCAATTCCTTGAAGAAGGTTATTTAAGATGGGATTCTCTAGGTGAATTCCTTGCCCTTCAAGCTTCTTTAGAGCATTTAGCACAAACACAGGGGAATACAAAATCTCAGGTATTAGCTGATGCGCTGGATGAGGCTAATGCTAAATTCCTTGCTACTGATAAGTCTCCTGCAAGAAAAGTAGGACAAATCGACAACAGAGGTTCTCACTTCTATTTGGCAATGTATTGGGCGGAAGCGTTGGGTAACCAAACTGTTGACTCTGAATTAGCGGCTAACTTTGCTCCGATTGCTCAGGCATTGAAGGAAAATGAAGAGGTGATTAACGCTGAATTAATTGGTGCTCAAGGTAAGCCTCAAAACATTGACGGTTACTACAAAACAGATACTTACAAAACGTATCAGGCAATGAGACCAAGTACTGTATTAAATGAAATTATTGACGGAATCTAA
- a CDS encoding heme-binding domain-containing protein: protein MDTVKKKRSLIAIAFLAILGIFGGLQLFNPPLEGKRVTGKIEAPREVISILENSCFNCHSNQQNLSWYDQIAPISWAVNKDVKRAREVLNFSEWEKLSPAEHQGKMYAILNMMQSGKMPLHEYTILHPSAKITAKDVAAIKKYTLSLASAPQSAKPKNPIAEAIATLPAVSHSKFPVSPNGVKYTDDFKNWKVISMSTLFDHSIRVIYGNDIAVKAVEAENFHPWPDGSIVVKSVWKQQEFPDGEIRPGAFVNAQFMVKDSKKYTDTEGWGFAKFSGNDLHPTGKSASFAKESCIACHRQLAEKTGYLFDVPMKVNTQRLIQNLQKK, encoded by the coding sequence ATGGATACTGTAAAGAAAAAAAGAAGCCTCATCGCCATAGCTTTTCTGGCAATTTTGGGAATCTTCGGAGGACTACAGCTTTTTAACCCGCCTTTAGAAGGAAAACGTGTTACCGGAAAAATAGAAGCTCCGAGGGAAGTCATTTCTATTCTGGAAAACTCATGTTTTAATTGCCATTCCAATCAGCAGAATTTAAGTTGGTATGATCAGATTGCTCCTATTTCCTGGGCTGTGAACAAAGATGTAAAAAGAGCAAGAGAAGTTCTCAATTTTTCGGAATGGGAAAAGCTTTCACCGGCCGAACATCAGGGGAAAATGTATGCTATTCTGAATATGATGCAAAGTGGAAAAATGCCACTTCATGAATACACTATTCTGCATCCGTCTGCTAAAATAACAGCTAAAGATGTGGCAGCTATAAAAAAGTATACGCTATCGTTGGCAAGTGCTCCACAATCAGCAAAACCTAAAAATCCAATTGCTGAAGCTATTGCAACGTTACCTGCAGTCTCACATTCAAAATTCCCTGTTTCTCCTAATGGTGTAAAATACACAGATGATTTTAAAAACTGGAAAGTCATCAGTATGAGTACGCTTTTCGATCATTCAATCAGGGTTATATATGGAAATGATATTGCAGTAAAGGCTGTTGAAGCAGAAAATTTTCATCCATGGCCGGATGGCAGTATCGTGGTAAAATCGGTGTGGAAGCAACAGGAATTTCCTGACGGGGAAATAAGGCCTGGAGCCTTTGTGAATGCCCAGTTTATGGTAAAAGATTCAAAAAAATATACTGATACTGAAGGTTGGGGATTTGCCAAGTTTTCAGGAAATGATCTCCATCCGACCGGAAAATCCGCGTCATTCGCTAAAGAATCATGTATTGCCTGCCACAGACAATTAGCAGAAAAAACAGGATATCTGTTTGATGTTCCCATGAAAGTAAATACCCAAAGATTAATTCAAAACCTTCAGAAAAAATGA
- a CDS encoding sensor histidine kinase: MQQQKIKISQAVIWVSSIFLGILSSVPQLASHEFNWKEAIVNSVLTAAFSVIMWYINIYMLNKTAGKRNQHISYSKLLIILAFGMVIMFGLAWIQQLILSHINFGPVMLMVEVRGILINLVCYMFLTLLQNNYTGQQVQLELEKVKSDNLGAQYELLKQQINPHFLFNSLNTLKLMAETHDTETVDFVVKLSDFYRFTLESRKLDLISIQEEMKIVDSYLFLQKARFGDGITFTTELDKKTYSTLIPPFTLQLLVENCIKHNIVSQSKPLHIKIYDVSNTIIIENPIQRKMAVEDSLGVGLDNIKMRYKHLLEQDITIHSDEKIFQIKLPLIHEYHHY; encoded by the coding sequence ATGCAACAGCAAAAAATAAAAATTTCGCAGGCTGTCATTTGGGTAAGTTCTATTTTCCTTGGGATTTTATCTTCAGTACCTCAACTTGCCTCCCACGAATTCAACTGGAAAGAAGCTATTGTAAATTCTGTATTAACAGCAGCGTTTTCCGTGATCATGTGGTATATCAATATTTATATGTTGAATAAAACAGCAGGGAAGCGTAATCAGCATATTTCTTATTCAAAACTACTGATCATCCTTGCTTTTGGGATGGTAATCATGTTTGGACTGGCATGGATTCAACAATTAATTCTATCACATATCAACTTTGGTCCGGTTATGCTGATGGTGGAAGTGAGAGGGATTTTGATCAATCTGGTGTGTTATATGTTTTTAACTTTATTACAAAACAATTACACAGGCCAACAGGTACAGCTTGAACTGGAAAAAGTAAAAAGCGACAATCTCGGAGCGCAATATGAATTATTAAAACAACAAATCAATCCTCATTTCCTGTTCAACAGCCTCAATACCTTAAAATTAATGGCGGAAACTCATGACACAGAAACGGTTGATTTCGTTGTAAAACTTTCTGATTTTTATCGGTTTACGCTTGAAAGCAGGAAATTAGATCTGATCAGTATTCAGGAAGAAATGAAGATTGTAGATTCTTATCTTTTCCTCCAAAAAGCACGTTTTGGTGACGGAATTACCTTCACAACTGAGCTTGATAAGAAAACCTACTCCACTCTTATTCCTCCTTTTACTCTTCAGCTCCTGGTTGAAAACTGTATTAAACACAATATTGTTTCACAAAGCAAGCCCTTGCATATTAAAATATATGATGTTTCCAATACTATCATTATTGAAAATCCTATCCAACGCAAAATGGCTGTTGAAGATTCCTTAGGAGTGGGACTTGACAACATTAAAATGCGCTATAAGCATTTATTGGAACAGGATATTACTATTCACTCAGACGAAAAAATCTTTCAGATAAAACTACCATTAATCCATGAATATCATCATTATTGA
- a CDS encoding LytR/AlgR family response regulator transcription factor, whose amino-acid sequence MNIIIIEDEFRAAKALRNLISDLQPDSHILGVYDSVEASIDALSKDIQPDLIFMDIQLSDGLSFEIFKAVEITCPVVFCTAFDQYMLDAFKSKGVDYVLKPFSREDIAEALKKVNALKKFFRKNELPDLESLLQKINQPEGKSNFLVFKNQKYTTIPTENIAYFYIHNEITHLVTFAKEQFQLSQPLGQVAEQVSDKQFFRVNRQYLVNFKAIKEMEHYFQRKILVKLTIETPEKLLINKEKTHSFFSWLEER is encoded by the coding sequence ATGAATATCATCATTATTGAAGACGAATTCCGAGCGGCAAAGGCTCTTCGGAATTTAATCTCAGATTTACAACCGGACTCTCATATATTGGGAGTCTATGACAGTGTTGAAGCCAGCATCGATGCTTTATCCAAAGATATACAACCCGATCTTATTTTTATGGATATTCAACTTTCGGACGGGCTTTCTTTTGAAATTTTTAAAGCTGTAGAAATTACCTGCCCGGTGGTATTTTGTACTGCTTTTGATCAGTATATGTTGGATGCCTTTAAAAGCAAAGGAGTAGATTATGTCCTGAAACCTTTTTCCCGGGAAGATATCGCCGAAGCCTTAAAAAAAGTGAATGCACTTAAAAAATTCTTCCGGAAAAATGAACTTCCTGACCTGGAATCTCTTTTACAAAAAATCAATCAACCTGAAGGAAAATCTAACTTTCTTGTTTTTAAAAATCAAAAGTACACCACGATTCCAACTGAAAACATTGCTTATTTCTATATTCACAATGAAATTACTCATTTAGTAACATTTGCCAAAGAACAGTTTCAGTTATCTCAACCTTTAGGGCAGGTGGCAGAACAGGTTTCGGATAAACAGTTTTTCAGAGTCAACCGACAATATCTTGTGAACTTTAAAGCCATTAAAGAAATGGAACATTATTTTCAACGCAAAATTCTTGTAAAGCTCACTATTGAAACTCCTGAGAAACTGCTTATTAATAAAGAAAAAACTCATAGCTTTTTTTCATGGTTGGAAGAGAGATAG
- a CDS encoding DUF1223 domain-containing protein: MILKNLITVGTFTTLMFAASAFIQKEDKQQKAQHHPVSENNGFAVLELFTSEGCSSCPPADDLMGKIEKEYQNEPVYILSYHVDYWNRLGWKDRFSTAENSQRQQQYSRTLGSQVYTPQLIVNGKTEFVGSDSNAITTTIDKELLHSKNTKIDLNAKAFQNQATVQYSTISTDAKNVLLVNLVEKQSSTQVGKGENEGRHLQHWQIVHQQKSISLYKQHEGVTTFTLPDGFSPSQWEIVAFIQNPKTGQIFGSAKTAFN; this comes from the coding sequence ATGATACTAAAAAATTTAATCACTGTTGGCACTTTCACTACCCTAATGTTTGCGGCTTCTGCATTTATTCAAAAAGAAGATAAGCAACAAAAAGCACAACATCATCCGGTTTCTGAAAACAATGGTTTTGCCGTATTGGAGCTTTTTACTTCTGAAGGCTGCTCCAGCTGTCCGCCCGCAGATGATCTGATGGGAAAAATTGAAAAAGAGTACCAGAATGAACCGGTTTACATCCTCTCCTATCATGTTGATTACTGGAATCGACTTGGATGGAAAGACAGATTCAGCACTGCTGAAAATTCGCAGCGACAACAACAGTACAGCCGTACATTAGGTTCACAGGTTTATACCCCACAATTGATTGTCAATGGAAAAACAGAATTTGTAGGTTCTGACAGCAACGCCATCACAACAACGATTGACAAAGAACTGTTGCATTCAAAAAATACGAAAATAGATCTGAACGCAAAAGCTTTTCAAAATCAGGCTACCGTGCAATATTCCACAATTTCCACAGATGCAAAAAATGTACTCCTTGTCAATCTCGTTGAAAAACAATCTTCTACCCAAGTAGGCAAGGGCGAAAATGAAGGTCGACATTTGCAACACTGGCAAATTGTTCATCAACAGAAGTCTATTTCATTATATAAACAGCATGAAGGGGTTACCACCTTTACACTTCCGGATGGTTTTTCACCTTCTCAGTGGGAAATCGTTGCCTTCATTCAAAATCCGAAAACCGGACAAATTTTCGGGTCTGCAAAAACTGCATTCAACTAA
- a CDS encoding DoxX family protein, which yields MKTKTTKILYWSGVIFMSLWFGASGFFELTKNPVVWDITQQLGYPPHFIYILGVFKIAGILVLLLPNRLLRLKEWVFAGMFFDIIFAFFSKISVLGLAATIDAVIAFSVLLLTYVLFRKLYSHELIF from the coding sequence ATGAAAACAAAAACAACAAAAATCCTCTATTGGTCAGGCGTAATTTTTATGTCACTATGGTTTGGAGCTAGTGGCTTCTTTGAACTTACAAAAAATCCGGTGGTATGGGATATTACTCAACAACTAGGTTATCCTCCTCATTTTATTTACATTCTGGGCGTCTTTAAAATAGCAGGTATTCTGGTCCTGCTTCTCCCTAACAGATTATTAAGATTGAAAGAATGGGTATTTGCCGGAATGTTTTTTGACATCATTTTCGCCTTCTTTTCAAAAATTTCAGTTCTTGGTCTTGCGGCTACAATTGATGCTGTTATTGCATTTTCCGTTCTTTTGCTGACGTATGTACTGTTTAGAAAATTGTATAGCCACGAATTGATTTTTTGA
- a CDS encoding MBL fold metallo-hydrolase: MNRRELLKNGLLAGTLSLVPFSNVWAETKIIPEKTEDDLSGFKKIKLGELELFILTDGYIHETGLDSFSPRGNVSQMKEILKDNFRPDDYIDMAVNILLVKTKNKLILFDVGMGIFADERTGFLLKSLQKAGFSTKDITDVFISHAHPDHIGGIVDKQNNLVFPNANIFISKIEYDFWMKATLKDFSNSGLKAKPEMLNQIIPALQNILKAIQPKMKFYDMNTTLYDYFNFQLAPGHTPGLTVTTITSGNEKLMYICDLIHSDVILFPHPDWGFSGDTDLDIATASRKKLLQQLADTKTRAFASHLPWPGLGFTKKKTPAFEWIPEAFMN; the protein is encoded by the coding sequence ATGAACAGAAGAGAACTATTAAAAAACGGATTATTAGCAGGAACATTAAGCCTGGTTCCGTTTTCCAATGTATGGGCAGAAACGAAAATAATTCCGGAAAAAACGGAAGATGATTTATCAGGTTTTAAAAAAATTAAATTGGGCGAATTGGAATTATTTATCCTTACAGACGGATATATCCATGAAACCGGTCTTGATTCATTTTCTCCAAGAGGAAATGTCTCGCAAATGAAGGAGATTCTTAAAGATAACTTCCGACCTGATGATTATATCGACATGGCAGTGAATATCCTTTTGGTGAAAACCAAAAATAAGCTGATTTTATTCGATGTCGGAATGGGAATTTTTGCAGACGAAAGAACGGGATTTTTGTTAAAAAGCCTTCAAAAAGCTGGGTTTTCGACAAAAGATATCACGGACGTCTTTATTTCTCACGCCCATCCCGATCACATCGGTGGAATTGTGGATAAGCAGAATAATCTTGTGTTTCCTAATGCAAACATTTTCATTTCAAAAATAGAATATGATTTCTGGATGAAGGCGACACTGAAAGATTTTAGCAATAGTGGCTTAAAAGCAAAACCGGAAATGCTTAATCAGATTATTCCGGCACTTCAGAATATATTGAAAGCCATTCAGCCTAAAATGAAATTCTATGATATGAATACAACGTTGTATGATTATTTTAATTTTCAGCTGGCTCCTGGACATACTCCGGGTTTAACCGTAACTACCATCACTTCCGGGAATGAAAAATTAATGTATATCTGCGATTTGATTCATTCTGATGTCATTCTTTTTCCGCACCCTGACTGGGGTTTTTCCGGTGATACAGACCTTGATATTGCTACCGCTTCAAGGAAAAAGCTTCTTCAGCAGTTAGCCGATACGAAAACCAGAGCATTTGCCTCTCACCTTCCATGGCCGGGATTAGGATTTACTAAGAAAAAAACTCCCGCATTTGAATGGATTCCGGAAGCTTTTATGAATTAA